A stretch of Paenibacillus peoriae DNA encodes these proteins:
- a CDS encoding class I SAM-dependent methyltransferase — protein sequence MNAIHFIREYIRHPRSVGAVIPSSRQLAKQIATPIYFDKASCIIEYGAGTGVFTQELILNKRPETLLLVIEANESFYKTLQSKYGHLEKVHIIHGSAEHVAQYIRQYEVPKVDYVVSGLPFTSLPGALSSLILGQTAEVLGQEGKFITFQYSKVKHNFFRTFFADIQIKKVNCNVPPAYVFTCSL from the coding sequence ATGAACGCGATTCACTTTATTCGAGAGTACATCAGGCATCCACGCAGCGTAGGCGCTGTTATACCCAGCTCAAGACAGTTGGCCAAACAAATTGCCACACCGATTTACTTTGACAAAGCATCGTGCATTATTGAATATGGTGCAGGGACCGGTGTGTTTACGCAAGAGCTGATTTTGAACAAGCGTCCAGAAACGCTACTTTTAGTGATTGAAGCTAATGAATCGTTTTACAAAACGCTACAAAGCAAGTACGGACACTTGGAGAAGGTACACATCATTCATGGATCGGCTGAGCATGTGGCGCAGTATATACGACAGTATGAGGTTCCAAAAGTGGATTATGTCGTATCAGGGCTCCCTTTCACCAGCCTGCCAGGCGCGTTATCTAGCCTTATTTTGGGACAAACGGCTGAGGTTTTGGGCCAGGAAGGCAAATTTATTACGTTCCAGTACAGCAAGGTCAAACACAATTTTTTCCGCACCTTTTTTGCTGACATTCAGATTAAAAAGGTAAACTGCAATGTCCCGCCCGCTTATGTGTTCACGTGCAGCCTGTAA
- a CDS encoding S41 family peptidase, with protein sequence MLKKSTAILLMVIGLLGGSLLTFAYTGTTTVGNSALGEGLLASVTGSSSTSRSDIRKIETAMDLIQGQYYQDVDRTKLVDGAINGMMESLGDPYSSYMGKETAQQFEQSIEGSFTGIGAEVAAENGKVVVVTPIKGSPAEKAGLRSKDIILSVNGETLDGLDLNKAVSKIRGPKGSQAKVKIQRSGSPDPLEYTITRDNIDMETVTAHMESDGVGVITITQFSLNTAERFKEELAKLEKQGLKGLVIDVRNNPGGVLSVVIEIAQQFVPSGKTIVQVEDKNQKREEEKSKGSRKNYPVTLLMNKGSASASEILAGALQQSAGAVLIGENSFGKGTVQTSYDKQMGDGSLLKITIAKWLTPNGTWIHKKGIKPNIAVEQPEYFTAAPLNKEKSLKYNMNSSDVKNAQIILQGLGYKPGREDGYFDKVTESSVIAFQKQAKLTASGIIDAKTAAAMEAKLIEKIRDPKNDNQLKQGIEEIRKEMKTSVAK encoded by the coding sequence ATGTTGAAAAAAAGTACAGCGATACTCTTGATGGTGATCGGGCTGCTTGGCGGCAGTCTGCTCACTTTTGCCTATACTGGAACGACTACAGTAGGGAACAGCGCTCTGGGCGAAGGACTGCTGGCGAGTGTGACAGGTAGCAGTTCTACTTCCAGAAGTGATATCCGCAAAATCGAAACGGCGATGGACCTGATTCAGGGACAATATTATCAGGATGTGGATCGTACCAAGCTGGTGGATGGCGCCATCAATGGTATGATGGAGTCGCTCGGCGACCCGTATTCCTCTTATATGGGTAAAGAAACTGCACAACAGTTCGAGCAATCTATAGAAGGCTCTTTTACCGGGATCGGAGCTGAAGTAGCGGCTGAAAACGGAAAAGTAGTTGTAGTCACGCCAATTAAAGGCTCGCCGGCTGAAAAGGCAGGGCTACGCTCTAAGGATATTATTTTGTCTGTTAATGGTGAAACACTGGACGGATTGGATCTGAACAAGGCCGTTTCCAAAATCCGTGGACCTAAAGGCAGTCAGGCGAAAGTCAAAATTCAGCGCAGTGGCTCTCCTGATCCGCTCGAATACACGATTACCCGTGACAATATTGATATGGAAACTGTAACAGCTCATATGGAAAGCGACGGTGTAGGCGTCATCACGATCACCCAGTTCTCCTTGAATACAGCAGAACGATTCAAGGAAGAGTTGGCGAAGCTCGAGAAGCAAGGGCTAAAAGGGCTCGTCATTGACGTGCGTAATAACCCGGGCGGCGTGCTTTCCGTTGTCATTGAGATTGCGCAGCAATTTGTACCTTCTGGCAAAACGATTGTACAAGTGGAAGACAAGAATCAGAAGCGTGAAGAAGAGAAATCCAAAGGTTCACGTAAAAATTACCCTGTGACTTTGCTAATGAATAAAGGTAGCGCAAGTGCGTCCGAAATTCTGGCAGGTGCTCTCCAGCAATCAGCAGGTGCTGTGTTGATCGGGGAAAACTCCTTTGGTAAAGGTACTGTACAAACCAGCTATGACAAGCAAATGGGTGACGGTAGCCTGCTCAAAATCACGATTGCCAAATGGTTAACGCCAAATGGAACGTGGATTCATAAAAAAGGGATTAAGCCGAACATCGCGGTGGAACAGCCTGAATACTTCACAGCAGCACCGCTGAACAAGGAAAAGTCCTTGAAATACAATATGAATAGCAGTGATGTGAAAAATGCACAAATCATTCTGCAAGGTTTGGGTTACAAACCAGGTCGCGAGGATGGCTATTTTGACAAAGTAACTGAAAGCTCTGTTATTGCTTTTCAAAAACAAGCGAAGCTGACGGCTAGTGGCATCATTGATGCGAAGACAGCAGCAGCGATGGAAGCCAAGCTGATTGAGAAAATTCGTGATCCGAAAAATGATAATCAACTCAAGCAGGGGATTGAAGAGATTCGGAAGGAAATGAAGACAAGCGTAGCGAAATAA
- a CDS encoding M23 family metallopeptidase, whose product MKKTGSVLAATLVAALLIQPSDGYAKSMSEINSQLNKLEKQAQSAKQQQEKAAQDKQYAQHYKNKTVQNLKIVLAQINSVSDQLTRVAVQIDQTEDNLRATKKDLAEAIDRIQSREKMLETRVRLMYTDGTVSYMDVLMSSSSFSDFLSRVDSLKTIVEQDQILLDEHKKDKALVVSKKKQLDTEYKNAKKLYALKQGAKAELNSKEKEKQRLISNYDHDIAESDEISEEQNDMLVALANKRVGLVQEKNKLRAEQAAKAARARAAARAAEAKRYASSSSGAASNSSHAAASTYTGGSGTLALPVSHYRLSSTFGMRVHPITGKLKGHTGIDMAAPQGTDIHAAEDGVVIVAEWWSGYGNTVVIDHGDGLWTLYGHIRNGGTVVHTGQTVKRGQKIAEVGSTGNSTGPHCHFEVRENNKPVNPMNYL is encoded by the coding sequence TTGAAAAAAACAGGATCTGTGTTGGCCGCTACCTTGGTAGCCGCATTGCTAATCCAGCCTTCTGACGGATATGCCAAAAGCATGAGTGAGATCAATTCGCAGCTGAACAAATTGGAAAAGCAGGCCCAATCTGCCAAGCAACAACAGGAAAAGGCTGCTCAAGATAAACAGTATGCCCAACATTACAAAAATAAAACCGTGCAAAACCTAAAAATTGTGCTTGCTCAGATTAACAGTGTCAGTGATCAGCTGACTCGTGTTGCGGTTCAGATTGATCAAACGGAAGATAATCTGCGTGCGACTAAAAAAGATTTAGCTGAGGCCATTGATCGTATCCAGTCACGGGAAAAAATGCTGGAAACTCGTGTGCGTTTGATGTATACGGATGGAACCGTCTCATATATGGACGTGCTGATGTCTTCGTCCAGTTTTAGTGACTTTCTTAGCCGGGTAGATTCCCTGAAAACGATCGTGGAGCAGGATCAAATCCTGTTGGACGAGCATAAAAAGGACAAGGCTCTGGTCGTAAGTAAGAAGAAGCAGCTGGATACGGAATATAAAAATGCCAAGAAGCTGTATGCGCTCAAGCAGGGCGCCAAAGCAGAACTGAATTCGAAGGAGAAAGAGAAGCAAAGACTGATTTCCAATTATGATCATGATATTGCGGAGTCAGATGAAATCAGCGAAGAGCAAAATGACATGCTGGTAGCCCTCGCGAATAAACGTGTGGGTCTGGTGCAGGAGAAGAACAAGCTCAGAGCGGAGCAGGCTGCCAAAGCAGCACGCGCCAGAGCAGCTGCACGTGCGGCTGAAGCCAAACGATATGCATCTTCTTCCTCAGGCGCTGCCTCAAATTCCAGCCATGCGGCAGCCAGTACGTATACGGGTGGATCAGGTACGTTGGCTTTACCTGTATCTCATTACAGACTCTCATCTACTTTTGGCATGCGGGTACATCCGATTACTGGTAAGCTTAAAGGCCACACAGGTATTGATATGGCGGCTCCGCAGGGAACTGATATTCATGCAGCTGAAGACGGTGTTGTCATTGTTGCCGAGTGGTGGAGTGGTTATGGAAACACAGTTGTAATTGACCATGGAGACGGACTATGGACCCTATACGGACACATTCGCAATGGCGGTACGGTGGTTCATACGGGGCAGACTGTGAAACGTGGTCAAAAAATTGCAGAAGTTGGTTCGACGGGCAATTCCACAGGACCTCACTGTCATTTTGAGGTGCGCGAAAATAATAAGCCTGTAAATCCGATGAACTATTTATAG
- a CDS encoding glycosyl hydrolase → MKEKNSSGIWSKRSKWLPVVMACTIIVGGALPTPTVVHGQTAKTVTIKVNTSKDRKPISPYIYGTNQELAGDENLTARRLGGNRMTGYNWENNMSNAGSDWMQSSDSYLCDNAGLTKAECEKPGAVATSFHDQSLKQGTYSLVTLPMAGYVAKDGNGSVQESEKAPSARWNQVVNAKNAPFQLQPDLNDNQVYADEFVNFLVKKYGVASTKTGVKGYALDNEPALWSHTHPRIHGEKVGAKELVDRSVSLSKAVKAVDAGAEIFGPVLYGFGAYTDLQTAPDWNSVKGNYSWFVDYYLDQMRLSSQAEGKRLLDVFDVHWYPEAMGGGIRITNEVGNDETKKARMQAPRTLWDPTYKEDSWIAQWNSEFLPLLPRLKQSVDKYYPGTKLALTEYSYGGENDISGGIAMADVLGILGKNDVYMANYWKLKEGANNYVSAAYKLYRNYDGKSSTFGDISVNAQTSDIVNSSVHASVTDASYKELHLVVMNKSMDSAFDAQFDLSGETTYGSGKVWGFDKNSSQIKESAPITQISGNRFTYTVPPLTAYHIVLTVGNDTPVEGPENFALRAETGDGKVDLSWDASSGAVGYSVQRATYENGPFTAVASNLVETSYTDTNVTNGTSYYYKITAKTKAGMSESNVLKAVPRAPVDGSNRYEAEEGTLKGTIVESSGTGFSGTGYVTNFHNPGDSLAMTIQAEAAGLYNLTIGYRSPHDDKRTNFSLNGKASGELILSKSADFKETSGGKVLLNAGANTIGFETGWGWYDIDYVKLEPATDRPPHAVTKTLINPNATIEARALMNYLVDQYGKNMLSGQEEINEIDWLQANVGKKPAIAALDLIDYSPSRAEHGLSSTETEKAIAWDKQGGIVTFAWHWNAPKGLIDTQGKEWWRGFYADSTTFDIEYAMNHPESEDYTLLIRDIDVIAGQLKKLQDAKVPVLFRPLHEAEGKWFWWGAKGPEPVKKLYILMHDRLTNVHKLNNLIWVWNSVAPDWYPGDEYVDILSFDSYPQAGDYSPQIAKYEDLVTLGKDKKLVAMSENGPIPDPDLMKAYQAHWSWFATWYGDFLRDGKQNSLEHLKKVYNHPNVITLEKLPTNLKTYGITEQPSVPGSFTLNAAGETAKVKLSWTASANAASYEVKRSTAENGTFATVASDVYESSYTDTAVTADTIYYYQVVAKNDAGQTLSNTASAAPKADTQQPTTGLVLQYRTADTNVNDNHLNPHFQIVNKGTASVPINELKIRYYYTIDGDREQTFNCDYAMLSCSKLNGKLVKMDKAATGADYYLEVSFNSDAGVLAPRGSTGGIQTRIHKTDWSNYNESDDYSYKGTQTSFADHTKATLYHNGVLVWGTEPTAN, encoded by the coding sequence ATGAAGGAGAAAAATAGTAGTGGTATTTGGTCCAAACGTTCCAAATGGCTGCCGGTCGTCATGGCATGCACGATTATAGTAGGGGGGGCTCTACCGACTCCAACTGTAGTTCACGGTCAAACGGCAAAGACCGTTACCATTAAAGTCAATACATCCAAGGATCGTAAGCCGATTAGCCCTTATATTTACGGTACGAATCAGGAATTGGCAGGCGATGAGAATCTGACTGCCAGACGACTTGGTGGCAATCGAATGACCGGATATAACTGGGAAAACAATATGTCCAATGCAGGAAGTGACTGGATGCAGTCCAGCGATAGCTATTTATGCGACAACGCCGGATTGACAAAAGCCGAATGTGAAAAGCCAGGTGCGGTGGCAACCTCGTTTCACGATCAATCGCTGAAGCAGGGCACATATTCTTTAGTCACGCTGCCGATGGCTGGTTATGTGGCCAAGGATGGAAACGGAAGTGTGCAGGAAAGTGAAAAGGCCCCTTCTGCTCGTTGGAATCAGGTCGTAAACGCTAAAAATGCGCCGTTTCAACTACAGCCTGATCTGAATGACAATCAGGTTTATGCGGATGAATTCGTCAACTTTTTAGTGAAAAAGTACGGCGTTGCTTCAACAAAGACGGGCGTGAAAGGATATGCGCTCGACAATGAACCCGCTCTCTGGTCGCACACGCATCCGCGCATTCATGGTGAAAAGGTCGGAGCCAAAGAGTTGGTAGACCGGTCGGTAAGCTTATCCAAAGCTGTTAAAGCGGTTGACGCGGGTGCGGAAATTTTTGGGCCCGTTCTTTACGGTTTTGGCGCCTATACAGATCTTCAAACCGCACCTGATTGGAACTCTGTAAAAGGCAACTACAGCTGGTTCGTGGACTATTACCTGGATCAAATGCGCCTTAGCTCGCAAGCTGAAGGCAAGAGATTGCTGGATGTTTTCGACGTCCACTGGTATCCCGAAGCGATGGGCGGAGGCATACGAATTACGAATGAGGTAGGCAATGACGAAACGAAGAAAGCCAGAATGCAGGCGCCTCGTACTTTGTGGGATCCGACCTACAAGGAAGATAGCTGGATCGCTCAATGGAACAGTGAATTCTTGCCTTTATTGCCTCGATTAAAGCAGTCGGTGGACAAGTATTACCCGGGAACCAAGCTGGCTTTGACTGAGTATAGCTATGGCGGCGAAAATGATATTTCTGGCGGTATCGCTATGGCCGATGTGTTGGGCATCTTGGGCAAAAACGACGTTTATATGGCAAACTACTGGAAGTTAAAGGAGGGTGCCAACAACTACGTTAGTGCCGCTTACAAGCTTTATCGCAATTATGACGGAAAAAGCTCTACTTTCGGTGATATCAGCGTTAACGCGCAAACGTCGGATATTGTTAATAGCTCGGTGCATGCTTCCGTAACAGATGCATCCTACAAAGAACTGCACCTCGTTGTCATGAATAAAAGCATGGACAGCGCATTCGACGCCCAATTTGATCTTTCCGGCGAGACGACTTACGGTTCCGGTAAAGTATGGGGCTTCGACAAAAATAGCTCGCAAATTAAGGAATCCGCACCAATCACGCAAATTTCAGGCAACCGCTTTACCTATACAGTACCACCATTGACGGCTTATCACATCGTGCTGACTGTTGGCAATGATACACCTGTGGAAGGTCCCGAAAACTTTGCGCTGAGAGCTGAGACTGGCGATGGGAAAGTCGATTTGTCCTGGGACGCTTCCAGCGGAGCTGTAGGGTACAGTGTACAGCGGGCTACGTATGAAAATGGTCCTTTTACTGCTGTAGCATCCAACTTGGTCGAAACGTCTTATACAGATACCAACGTAACGAACGGCACTTCTTATTATTATAAAATAACCGCAAAAACAAAGGCGGGAATGAGCGAATCCAATGTTTTGAAAGCGGTTCCTAGAGCGCCTGTAGACGGATCGAATCGCTATGAAGCCGAAGAGGGCACGCTGAAGGGAACCATTGTGGAATCCAGCGGGACTGGCTTCTCAGGTACTGGTTATGTAACTAATTTCCACAATCCGGGGGATTCCCTGGCGATGACGATTCAGGCAGAGGCGGCAGGCTTGTACAATCTTACAATCGGCTACCGTTCTCCTCATGATGACAAACGCACGAACTTCTCTTTAAACGGCAAAGCGTCTGGCGAGCTGATACTTTCGAAATCGGCTGATTTTAAAGAGACTTCCGGTGGTAAGGTTCTGTTGAATGCAGGGGCCAATACGATCGGTTTTGAAACAGGCTGGGGCTGGTATGATATCGACTATGTCAAGCTGGAGCCAGCTACTGACCGTCCACCGCATGCGGTAACCAAAACGCTCATTAATCCGAATGCGACGATAGAAGCAAGAGCATTGATGAACTACCTGGTTGATCAATACGGGAAGAATATGCTCTCTGGTCAGGAGGAGATAAACGAAATTGATTGGCTTCAAGCCAATGTAGGTAAAAAACCAGCAATTGCAGCGCTTGACCTGATCGACTATTCGCCAAGCAGAGCGGAACACGGTCTTAGTTCCACAGAGACGGAAAAGGCGATTGCATGGGATAAGCAAGGGGGCATTGTTACCTTTGCATGGCATTGGAACGCACCGAAAGGTCTGATCGATACGCAGGGAAAAGAATGGTGGAGAGGCTTTTATGCCGATTCAACTACATTCGATATCGAATATGCGATGAATCATCCAGAGTCCGAAGATTATACATTGCTTATTCGCGACATCGATGTAATTGCGGGGCAATTGAAGAAGTTGCAGGATGCGAAAGTTCCTGTGCTGTTCCGTCCTTTGCACGAAGCGGAAGGCAAATGGTTCTGGTGGGGCGCCAAAGGCCCTGAGCCTGTTAAAAAATTGTATATTTTGATGCATGACCGTTTGACGAATGTGCACAAACTGAACAATTTGATTTGGGTATGGAATTCTGTTGCTCCGGATTGGTATCCGGGAGATGAGTATGTGGATATTTTGAGCTTTGACTCTTATCCGCAAGCAGGCGACTACAGCCCGCAGATTGCAAAATACGAAGACCTTGTTACATTGGGCAAGGACAAAAAGTTAGTTGCCATGAGCGAAAACGGACCTATCCCGGACCCTGATCTGATGAAGGCGTATCAAGCCCATTGGAGCTGGTTCGCTACATGGTATGGGGATTTCCTGAGAGACGGCAAACAAAACAGTCTGGAGCATCTGAAAAAAGTGTATAATCATCCGAACGTCATTACGCTTGAAAAGCTCCCGACTAACTTAAAAACGTATGGCATTACCGAGCAACCATCAGTACCGGGCAGCTTCACGCTGAACGCAGCGGGCGAAACGGCGAAAGTAAAGCTGAGCTGGACAGCATCGGCGAATGCCGCAAGCTATGAAGTGAAGCGTTCGACGGCTGAAAACGGTACGTTCGCCACCGTAGCGAGCGATGTATACGAAAGCAGCTACACCGACACAGCCGTAACGGCAGACACGATATACTATTACCAAGTCGTAGCGAAGAACGATGCAGGTCAAACGCTTTCGAACACGGCTAGCGCAGCACCGAAAGCGGATACTCAGCAGCCGACAACGGGACTGGTGCTCCAGTATCGCACAGCGGATACAAATGTGAACGACAATCACTTGAACCCGCATTTCCAAATTGTAAACAAAGGTACAGCCTCCGTACCGATCAACGAGTTGAAAATTCGCTACTACTACACGATCGACGGTGACCGTGAGCAGACATTCAACTGCGACTATGCAATGCTGAGCTGCTCAAAGCTGAATGGTAAACTGGTTAAAATGGATAAGGCTGCAACCGGTGCTGATTATTATTTGGAAGTCAGCTTCAACTCAGATGCAGGCGTGTTAGCACCTAGAGGAAGCACGGGCGGAATTCAAACTCGTATTCATAAAACAGACTGGTCGAACTATAACGAAAGTGACGATTACTCGTATAAAGGCACGCAAACTTCATTCGCCGATCATACGAAAGCTACGTTGTATCATAATGGGGTACTTGTTTGGGGAACCGAACCGACAGCTAATTAA
- a CDS encoding PDZ domain-containing protein: MDLEWALQWGWSVLNACLYLLMQPFYYISILIVALGYRRQMLLERKLFHTKMHSWASETWRVVWSGLLAGMALSVLGMFVSVHLNPASIVCLWVATLLLMLVRVRYLCLAYSVGLLGVVQFFLNVASGWQPVGALGTSVTAIRGLDIPALLVLVAVLHVAEALLVRWQGGKAATPLFVEGKRGRLVGGYRMEDLWPIPLLLLVPTQGGFMLPWTPLFGGDAGTGYMLAALPVLMGFSSVTLGQLPRQKAVLTSNRLLLYSVALLLLSLLAAWWSPLILLAALFSFLAHEALIWYGNMEESRLSPMFVHPEQGMRVLAVLPDSPATAMGILPGEAIYRVNGVIVNTRAELHQALRINSAFCKLEVRNLQGESKFVQRGMYDGDHHQLGVVLAPDADASWAVSLQPASIYRIVAMHIGARRRKAGQASQAEGTQLDTMNK, translated from the coding sequence ATGGACTTGGAATGGGCATTACAATGGGGATGGAGCGTCTTGAATGCTTGCTTATACCTGCTTATGCAGCCGTTTTATTATATCTCAATACTCATTGTCGCACTTGGTTATCGTCGGCAAATGCTGCTGGAGCGCAAGCTATTTCATACTAAAATGCATAGCTGGGCCTCAGAGACCTGGCGTGTCGTATGGAGTGGTTTGCTTGCTGGAATGGCGCTATCCGTTCTGGGAATGTTCGTCAGCGTGCATCTGAACCCGGCTTCCATCGTGTGCCTGTGGGTAGCAACATTACTGCTCATGCTGGTACGCGTCCGTTACCTGTGTCTCGCTTATTCGGTAGGTCTGCTAGGTGTGGTTCAATTTTTCCTAAATGTGGCCAGTGGCTGGCAACCTGTGGGAGCGCTCGGAACTTCAGTAACGGCTATCCGCGGATTGGATATTCCAGCACTGTTGGTGTTGGTCGCCGTGCTGCATGTGGCTGAGGCGCTGTTGGTTCGCTGGCAAGGGGGGAAAGCTGCCACTCCACTGTTTGTCGAGGGCAAACGGGGGAGATTGGTTGGCGGCTATCGGATGGAAGATCTCTGGCCCATTCCGTTGTTATTGCTGGTACCCACTCAGGGAGGATTCATGCTTCCCTGGACACCGTTGTTCGGCGGCGATGCCGGAACCGGGTATATGCTGGCAGCCTTACCAGTCCTGATGGGCTTCAGCAGCGTGACGCTAGGCCAGCTACCACGACAGAAGGCGGTACTCACTTCGAACCGCTTGCTTCTGTACAGTGTGGCTTTACTTCTGCTGAGCTTGCTGGCTGCATGGTGGAGTCCGCTGATATTGTTAGCAGCGTTATTCTCTTTTCTGGCTCATGAGGCACTGATCTGGTATGGTAATATGGAGGAAAGTCGTCTTAGCCCGATGTTTGTCCATCCGGAGCAAGGGATGCGTGTGCTCGCTGTGCTGCCAGACAGTCCGGCGACAGCCATGGGCATACTGCCGGGCGAGGCCATTTACCGCGTGAATGGAGTTATTGTGAATACCCGTGCCGAGTTACACCAGGCCTTGCGGATCAATTCTGCCTTTTGCAAGCTGGAAGTACGCAATCTGCAAGGCGAGAGCAAGTTTGTGCAGCGAGGCATGTACGATGGCGATCATCACCAGCTAGGGGTCGTGCTTGCACCGGATGCAGACGCGAGCTGGGCCGTATCCCTACAGCCGGCCTCCATCTATCGGATTGTTGCCATGCATATAGGCGCACGGCGACGTAAAGCTGGACAGGCATCGCAGGCAGAGGGTACACAGTTGGATACCATGAACAAATAG
- the ftsX gene encoding permease-like cell division protein FtsX: MTFNTFLRHVREGFKNIFRNGWMSVASVTSIIVSLLILGVFIMLVLNVNSLADQADSQVEVNVFLELNVEQNMRETLQKEIAAMPEISKTTFVTKAQGLEELRKDLGDSGKELLEGFDKDSNPLPDKIVVEVIEPTTVPFVAEKIEKLNTLHPEKPILKVRYGKGTVETLFTITKLIRNVGFIFVAGLAIMSMFLISNTIRVTILARRREIGIMKLVGATNFFIRWPFFIEGALIGLIGSLITVGILFTGYQRLLTAVQGDIALNMLKLMPLEGIWIQLSALLIILGMLVGIVGSTLSMRKFLKV; encoded by the coding sequence ATGACTTTTAACACCTTCTTACGTCATGTGCGGGAAGGTTTCAAAAACATATTCCGCAATGGCTGGATGTCCGTGGCATCCGTCACCTCGATTATTGTGTCACTGCTCATATTGGGCGTATTTATCATGCTGGTGCTCAACGTCAATTCCCTGGCTGATCAGGCAGATAGTCAGGTGGAGGTTAACGTATTTCTGGAGCTGAATGTAGAGCAAAACATGCGTGAAACACTGCAAAAGGAAATCGCGGCGATGCCAGAAATCAGCAAAACGACCTTTGTGACTAAAGCTCAGGGTTTGGAAGAGCTGCGCAAAGATTTGGGTGACAGCGGCAAGGAGCTGCTGGAGGGTTTTGACAAGGACAGCAATCCACTGCCGGACAAAATTGTGGTAGAGGTTATTGAACCAACAACGGTTCCATTTGTGGCCGAAAAGATTGAGAAGCTGAATACGTTGCATCCAGAGAAACCGATTTTAAAGGTTCGTTATGGAAAAGGCACCGTAGAGACGCTCTTTACGATTACGAAGCTCATTCGTAATGTAGGCTTTATATTCGTCGCTGGACTGGCGATCATGTCCATGTTCCTCATCTCGAATACGATTCGCGTGACCATATTGGCACGACGAAGAGAGATTGGCATTATGAAGCTGGTCGGTGCGACCAACTTTTTTATACGCTGGCCGTTTTTTATTGAAGGAGCGCTTATCGGTCTCATTGGTTCCTTGATTACCGTAGGTATTTTATTTACTGGCTATCAGCGTTTGCTCACAGCCGTTCAGGGCGATATAGCTCTGAATATGTTGAAGCTTATGCCACTTGAAGGCATTTGGATTCAGTTGAGTGCATTGCTGATTATTTTGGGGATGCTGGTCGGAATTGTTGGCAGTACCCTGTCCATGCGCAAGTTCTTAAAAGTATAA